A single window of Gossypium arboreum isolate Shixiya-1 chromosome 13, ASM2569848v2, whole genome shotgun sequence DNA harbors:
- the LOC108464562 gene encoding mediator of RNA polymerase II transcription subunit 25-like isoform X3, whose product MAEKQLIVAVEGTAAMGPYWHIVVSDYLDKIIRCFCSSELTGQKNSTSNVEFSLVTFNTHGSYCACLVQRSGWTKDVDIFLQWLSAIPFSGGGFNDAAIAEGLSEALMMFPIASNGNQTPQNVDGQRHCILVAASNPYPLPTPVYRPQIQNLEQVENSEAQTESRLSDAETVARSFAQCSVSLSVICPKQLAKLKAIYSAGKQNPRAADPPVDNVKNSQFLVLISENFMEGRAALSRSGLPSLATNQSPVKMDMASVTSVTGPPPSSVNGSMVGRLPVSVGNVATATVKVEPTTITSMATGPAFSHVPSVPRAPSQAIPTLQTSSPLTNTQEGMTSGDNMQELKPSVSGMTQPSRPVPPAAANVNILNNLSQARVMSSAALTGGTSIGLQSMVQTPVAMHMSNMISSGMASSVPPAHTVLSSGQPTMTSLTGSGALTGTAQVLPNSGLSSFSSATSNVAGNSNIGISQPMGNVQGAVNIGQSVPGMSQGNHSGTQMMQSGVGMSQNMSALGQSTVSSGNGTMIPTPGMSQQVQSGMQALGVSNSSAASMPLSQQTSSALQSAQSKYVKVWEGNLSGQRQGQPVFITRLEGYRSASASETLAAHWPQTMQIVRLISQDHMNNKQYVGKADFLVFRAMNQHGFLGQLQEKKLCAVIQLPQQTLLLSVSDKACRLIGMLFPGPTTAAIAAAADAAPVTAAATAAESTAATTAASALAAATTPSATTTTTAAAAFPAAAATTTTAAAAAAAATTVATPSDAATATFSATTNGWFRNGSCLRSRSRTITISFSGASFITGPT is encoded by the exons ATGGCGGAGAAGCAGCTAATCGTGGCCGTTGAAGGCACTGCAGCCATGGGTCCCTACTGGCATATCGTCGTCTCTGATTACCTCGACAAGATCATCAG GTGTTTCTGTAGTAGTGAGTTGACGGGGCAG AAGAACTCTACATCTAATGTTGAGTTTTCATTGGTCACATTCAACACTCATGGATCATATTGTG CTTGCCTAGTACAGCGTAGCGGGTGGACAAAAGATGTTGATATTTTCTTACAATGGCTGTCGGCCATACCTTTTTCTGGTGGTGGTTTCAATGATGCTGCAATTGCCGAAGGGCTGTCTGAAGCACTGATG ATGTTTCCTATTGCTTCAAACGGAAACCAAACACCACAAAATGTGGATGGGCAAAGACATTGCATTCTTGTTGCTGCCAGTAATCCCTATCCCTTGCCTACACCAGTCTATAGACCTCAAATTCAAAATTTGGAGCAAGTCGAAAATTCTGAAGCCCAGACAGAGAGTCGTCTGTCTGATGCTGAAACAGTAGCTAGATCATTTGCTCAG TGTTCTGTTTCTTTATCTGTGATATGTCCGAAGCAGCTTGCAAAGCTAAAAGCAATCTACAGTGCT GGAAAGCAGAACCCCCGTGCAGCAGATCCACCAGTTGATAATGTTAAAAACTCTCAGTTTCTTGTTCTGATTTCAGAGAACTTTATGGAGGGCCGTGCTGCTTTAAGTCGCTCTGGACTTCCAAGTTTGGCAACCAATCAGAGTCCTGTGAAAATGGACATGGCTTCTGTCACTTCAGTTACAGGACCACCTCCATCATCAG TGAATGGATCTATGGTGGGCAGGCTACCTGTTTCTGTTGGAAATGTTGCCACTGCTACTGTAAAAGTT GAGCCCACAACGATAACATCCATGGCAACTGGACCTGCATTTTCACATGTTCCCTCTGTTCCACGTGCGCCTTCTCAAGCAATCCCGACCTTGCAAACCTCTTCGCCATTGACAAATACACAGGAGGGGATGACAAGTGGTGACAACATGCAAGAACTAAAACCTTCTGTAAGTGGCATGACACAACCTTCACGTCCTGTGCCTCCAGCTGCTGCAAATGTGAACATACTAAACAATCTTTCTCAAGCACGGGTTATGAGCTCTGCTGCTCTCACTGGAGGAACTTCTATAGGACTTCAATCAATGGTTCAAACACCAGTGGCCATGCATATGTCCAATATGATATCTAGTGGAATGGCATCCTCTGTGCCTCCAGCTCATACTGTATTATCATCTGGGCAACCTACTATGACTTCATTAACTGGCTCAGGAGCTCTTACGGGGACTGCACAGGTCCTACCAAACTCAGGTCTTAGTTCATTTTCTTCTGCAACTTCAAATGTGGCTGGGAATTCAAACATTGGAATTTCACAGCCAATGGGCAATGTTCAAGGAGCAGTGAATATAGGCCAATCAGTACCTGGCATGAGCCAAGGAAACCATTCAGGCACCCAAATGATGCAAAGTGGAGTTGGCATGAGCCAGAACATGAGTGCCCTTGGTCAATCAACTGTCTCTTCTGGAAATGGCACAATGATTCCTACTCCAGGCATGTCTCAACAAGTACAGTCTGGAATGCAGGCACTTGGAGTGAGCAACAGTTCAGCTGCCAGTATGCCACTATCACAACAGACGTCAAGTGCTTTGCAATCAGCACAATCCAAATATGTTAAAGTCTGGGAG GGAAATTTATCTGGCCAGAGACAAGGGCAGCCAGTCTTTATCACCAGATTGGAA GGTTATCGGAGTGCCTCAGCTTCTGAGAC ACTTGCAGCACATTGGCCACAAACCATGCAAATAGTTCGTCTTATATCTCAGGATCACATGAATAACAA GCAATATGTTGGGAAGGCAGATTTTTTAGTTTTCAGGGCAATGAATCAGCATGGATTTCTTGGACAGCTACAAGAGAAGAAGCTT TGTGCTGTAATTCAGTTGCCACAACAGACATTGCTGCTTTCAGTTTCTGACAAAGCCTGCCGCTTGATAGGAATGCTTTTCCCTGGG CCAACAACAGCTGCAATTGCAGCAGCAGCAGATGCAGCCCCAGTTACAGCAGCAGCAACAGCAGCAGAATCCACAGCTGCAACAACAGCAGCTTCCGCACTTGCAGCAGCAACAACTCCCTCAGCTACAACAACAACAACAGCAGCAGCAGCTTTCCCAGCTGCAGCAGCAACAACAAcaacagcagcagcagcagcagcagcagcaacaaCAGTCGCAACACCCTCAGATGCAGCAACAGCAACTTTCTCAGCAACAACAAATGGTTGGTTCAGGAATGGGTCCTGCTTACGTTCAAGGTCCAGGACGATCACAATTAGTTTCTCAGGGGCAAGTTTCATCACAGGCCCCACCTAA
- the LOC108464562 gene encoding mediator of RNA polymerase II transcription subunit 25-like isoform X1, whose translation MAEKQLIVAVEGTAAMGPYWHIVVSDYLDKIIRCFCSSELTGQKNSTSNVEFSLVTFNTHGSYCACLVQRSGWTKDVDIFLQWLSAIPFSGGGFNDAAIAEGLSEALMMFPIASNGNQTPQNVDGQRHCILVAASNPYPLPTPVYRPQIQNLEQVENSEAQTESRLSDAETVARSFAQCSVSLSVICPKQLAKLKAIYSAGKQNPRAADPPVDNVKNSQFLVLISENFMEGRAALSRSGLPSLATNQSPVKMDMASVTSVTGPPPSSVNGSMVGRLPVSVGNVATATVKVEPTTITSMATGPAFSHVPSVPRAPSQAIPTLQTSSPLTNTQEGMTSGDNMQELKPSVSGMTQPSRPVPPAAANVNILNNLSQARVMSSAALTGGTSIGLQSMVQTPVAMHMSNMISSGMASSVPPAHTVLSSGQPTMTSLTGSGALTGTAQVLPNSGLSSFSSATSNVAGNSNIGISQPMGNVQGAVNIGQSVPGMSQGNHSGTQMMQSGVGMSQNMSALGQSTVSSGNGTMIPTPGMSQQVQSGMQALGVSNSSAASMPLSQQTSSALQSAQSKYVKVWEGNLSGQRQGQPVFITRLEGYRSASASETLAAHWPQTMQIVRLISQDHMNNKQYVGKADFLVFRAMNQHGFLGQLQEKKLCAVIQLPQQTLLLSVSDKACRLIGMLFPGLHSSNTPPGLHPSLDKPKKLNEMDMVVFKPQMSSQQQLQLQQQQMQPQLQQQQQQQNPQLQQQQLPHLQQQQLPQLQQQQQQQQLSQLQQQQQQQQQQQQQQQQQSQHPQMQQQQLSQQQQMVGSGMGPAYVQGPGRSQLVSQGQVSSQAPPNMPGGGFMS comes from the exons ATGGCGGAGAAGCAGCTAATCGTGGCCGTTGAAGGCACTGCAGCCATGGGTCCCTACTGGCATATCGTCGTCTCTGATTACCTCGACAAGATCATCAG GTGTTTCTGTAGTAGTGAGTTGACGGGGCAG AAGAACTCTACATCTAATGTTGAGTTTTCATTGGTCACATTCAACACTCATGGATCATATTGTG CTTGCCTAGTACAGCGTAGCGGGTGGACAAAAGATGTTGATATTTTCTTACAATGGCTGTCGGCCATACCTTTTTCTGGTGGTGGTTTCAATGATGCTGCAATTGCCGAAGGGCTGTCTGAAGCACTGATG ATGTTTCCTATTGCTTCAAACGGAAACCAAACACCACAAAATGTGGATGGGCAAAGACATTGCATTCTTGTTGCTGCCAGTAATCCCTATCCCTTGCCTACACCAGTCTATAGACCTCAAATTCAAAATTTGGAGCAAGTCGAAAATTCTGAAGCCCAGACAGAGAGTCGTCTGTCTGATGCTGAAACAGTAGCTAGATCATTTGCTCAG TGTTCTGTTTCTTTATCTGTGATATGTCCGAAGCAGCTTGCAAAGCTAAAAGCAATCTACAGTGCT GGAAAGCAGAACCCCCGTGCAGCAGATCCACCAGTTGATAATGTTAAAAACTCTCAGTTTCTTGTTCTGATTTCAGAGAACTTTATGGAGGGCCGTGCTGCTTTAAGTCGCTCTGGACTTCCAAGTTTGGCAACCAATCAGAGTCCTGTGAAAATGGACATGGCTTCTGTCACTTCAGTTACAGGACCACCTCCATCATCAG TGAATGGATCTATGGTGGGCAGGCTACCTGTTTCTGTTGGAAATGTTGCCACTGCTACTGTAAAAGTT GAGCCCACAACGATAACATCCATGGCAACTGGACCTGCATTTTCACATGTTCCCTCTGTTCCACGTGCGCCTTCTCAAGCAATCCCGACCTTGCAAACCTCTTCGCCATTGACAAATACACAGGAGGGGATGACAAGTGGTGACAACATGCAAGAACTAAAACCTTCTGTAAGTGGCATGACACAACCTTCACGTCCTGTGCCTCCAGCTGCTGCAAATGTGAACATACTAAACAATCTTTCTCAAGCACGGGTTATGAGCTCTGCTGCTCTCACTGGAGGAACTTCTATAGGACTTCAATCAATGGTTCAAACACCAGTGGCCATGCATATGTCCAATATGATATCTAGTGGAATGGCATCCTCTGTGCCTCCAGCTCATACTGTATTATCATCTGGGCAACCTACTATGACTTCATTAACTGGCTCAGGAGCTCTTACGGGGACTGCACAGGTCCTACCAAACTCAGGTCTTAGTTCATTTTCTTCTGCAACTTCAAATGTGGCTGGGAATTCAAACATTGGAATTTCACAGCCAATGGGCAATGTTCAAGGAGCAGTGAATATAGGCCAATCAGTACCTGGCATGAGCCAAGGAAACCATTCAGGCACCCAAATGATGCAAAGTGGAGTTGGCATGAGCCAGAACATGAGTGCCCTTGGTCAATCAACTGTCTCTTCTGGAAATGGCACAATGATTCCTACTCCAGGCATGTCTCAACAAGTACAGTCTGGAATGCAGGCACTTGGAGTGAGCAACAGTTCAGCTGCCAGTATGCCACTATCACAACAGACGTCAAGTGCTTTGCAATCAGCACAATCCAAATATGTTAAAGTCTGGGAG GGAAATTTATCTGGCCAGAGACAAGGGCAGCCAGTCTTTATCACCAGATTGGAA GGTTATCGGAGTGCCTCAGCTTCTGAGAC ACTTGCAGCACATTGGCCACAAACCATGCAAATAGTTCGTCTTATATCTCAGGATCACATGAATAACAA GCAATATGTTGGGAAGGCAGATTTTTTAGTTTTCAGGGCAATGAATCAGCATGGATTTCTTGGACAGCTACAAGAGAAGAAGCTT TGTGCTGTAATTCAGTTGCCACAACAGACATTGCTGCTTTCAGTTTCTGACAAAGCCTGCCGCTTGATAGGAATGCTTTTCCCTGGG CTACACAGTTCCAACACGCCACCAGGCCTCCACCCCTCTCTAGACAAACCAAAAAAATTAAACGAAATG GATATGGTTGTCTTTAAACCACAAATGTCCAGCCAACAACAGCTGCAATTGCAGCAGCAGCAGATGCAGCCCCAGTTACAGCAGCAGCAACAGCAGCAGAATCCACAGCTGCAACAACAGCAGCTTCCGCACTTGCAGCAGCAACAACTCCCTCAGCTACAACAACAACAACAGCAGCAGCAGCTTTCCCAGCTGCAGCAGCAACAACAAcaacagcagcagcagcagcagcagcagcaacaaCAGTCGCAACACCCTCAGATGCAGCAACAGCAACTTTCTCAGCAACAACAAATGGTTGGTTCAGGAATGGGTCCTGCTTACGTTCAAGGTCCAGGACGATCACAATTAGTTTCTCAGGGGCAAGTTTCATCACAGGCCCCACCTAATATGCCAGGAGGGGGATTTATGAGTTAA
- the LOC108464562 gene encoding mediator of RNA polymerase II transcription subunit 25-like isoform X2, which yields MAEKQLIVAVEGTAAMGPYWHIVVSDYLDKIIRCFCSSELTGQKNSTSNVEFSLVTFNTHGSYCACLVQRSGWTKDVDIFLQWLSAIPFSGGGFNDAAIAEGLSEALMMFPIASNGNQTPQNVDGQRHCILVAASNPYPLPTPVYRPQIQNLEQVENSEAQTESRLSDAETVARSFAQCSVSLSVICPKQLAKLKAIYSAGKQNPRAADPPVDNVKNSQFLVLISENFMEGRAALSRSGLPSLATNQSPVKMDMASVTSVTGPPPSSVNGSMVGRLPVSVGNVATATVKVEPTTITSMATGPAFSHVPSVPRAPSQAIPTLQTSSPLTNTQEGMTSGDNMQELKPSVSGMTQPSRPVPPAAANVNILNNLSQARVMSSAALTGGTSIGLQSMVQTPVAMHMSNMISSGMASSVPPAHTVLSSGQPTMTSLTGSGALTGTAQVLPNSGLSSFSSATSNVAGNSNIGISQPMGNVQGAVNIGQSVPGMSQGNHSGTQMMQSGVGMSQNMSALGQSTVSSGNGTMIPTPGMSQQVQSGMQALGVSNSSAASMPLSQQTSSALQSAQSKYVKVWEGNLSGQRQGQPVFITRLEGYRSASASETLAAHWPQTMQIVRLISQDHMNNKQYVGKADFLVFRAMNQHGFLGQLQEKKLCAVIQLPQQTLLLSVSDKACRLIGMLFPGDMVVFKPQMSSQQQLQLQQQQMQPQLQQQQQQQNPQLQQQQLPHLQQQQLPQLQQQQQQQQLSQLQQQQQQQQQQQQQQQQQSQHPQMQQQQLSQQQQMVGSGMGPAYVQGPGRSQLVSQGQVSSQAPPNMPGGGFMS from the exons ATGGCGGAGAAGCAGCTAATCGTGGCCGTTGAAGGCACTGCAGCCATGGGTCCCTACTGGCATATCGTCGTCTCTGATTACCTCGACAAGATCATCAG GTGTTTCTGTAGTAGTGAGTTGACGGGGCAG AAGAACTCTACATCTAATGTTGAGTTTTCATTGGTCACATTCAACACTCATGGATCATATTGTG CTTGCCTAGTACAGCGTAGCGGGTGGACAAAAGATGTTGATATTTTCTTACAATGGCTGTCGGCCATACCTTTTTCTGGTGGTGGTTTCAATGATGCTGCAATTGCCGAAGGGCTGTCTGAAGCACTGATG ATGTTTCCTATTGCTTCAAACGGAAACCAAACACCACAAAATGTGGATGGGCAAAGACATTGCATTCTTGTTGCTGCCAGTAATCCCTATCCCTTGCCTACACCAGTCTATAGACCTCAAATTCAAAATTTGGAGCAAGTCGAAAATTCTGAAGCCCAGACAGAGAGTCGTCTGTCTGATGCTGAAACAGTAGCTAGATCATTTGCTCAG TGTTCTGTTTCTTTATCTGTGATATGTCCGAAGCAGCTTGCAAAGCTAAAAGCAATCTACAGTGCT GGAAAGCAGAACCCCCGTGCAGCAGATCCACCAGTTGATAATGTTAAAAACTCTCAGTTTCTTGTTCTGATTTCAGAGAACTTTATGGAGGGCCGTGCTGCTTTAAGTCGCTCTGGACTTCCAAGTTTGGCAACCAATCAGAGTCCTGTGAAAATGGACATGGCTTCTGTCACTTCAGTTACAGGACCACCTCCATCATCAG TGAATGGATCTATGGTGGGCAGGCTACCTGTTTCTGTTGGAAATGTTGCCACTGCTACTGTAAAAGTT GAGCCCACAACGATAACATCCATGGCAACTGGACCTGCATTTTCACATGTTCCCTCTGTTCCACGTGCGCCTTCTCAAGCAATCCCGACCTTGCAAACCTCTTCGCCATTGACAAATACACAGGAGGGGATGACAAGTGGTGACAACATGCAAGAACTAAAACCTTCTGTAAGTGGCATGACACAACCTTCACGTCCTGTGCCTCCAGCTGCTGCAAATGTGAACATACTAAACAATCTTTCTCAAGCACGGGTTATGAGCTCTGCTGCTCTCACTGGAGGAACTTCTATAGGACTTCAATCAATGGTTCAAACACCAGTGGCCATGCATATGTCCAATATGATATCTAGTGGAATGGCATCCTCTGTGCCTCCAGCTCATACTGTATTATCATCTGGGCAACCTACTATGACTTCATTAACTGGCTCAGGAGCTCTTACGGGGACTGCACAGGTCCTACCAAACTCAGGTCTTAGTTCATTTTCTTCTGCAACTTCAAATGTGGCTGGGAATTCAAACATTGGAATTTCACAGCCAATGGGCAATGTTCAAGGAGCAGTGAATATAGGCCAATCAGTACCTGGCATGAGCCAAGGAAACCATTCAGGCACCCAAATGATGCAAAGTGGAGTTGGCATGAGCCAGAACATGAGTGCCCTTGGTCAATCAACTGTCTCTTCTGGAAATGGCACAATGATTCCTACTCCAGGCATGTCTCAACAAGTACAGTCTGGAATGCAGGCACTTGGAGTGAGCAACAGTTCAGCTGCCAGTATGCCACTATCACAACAGACGTCAAGTGCTTTGCAATCAGCACAATCCAAATATGTTAAAGTCTGGGAG GGAAATTTATCTGGCCAGAGACAAGGGCAGCCAGTCTTTATCACCAGATTGGAA GGTTATCGGAGTGCCTCAGCTTCTGAGAC ACTTGCAGCACATTGGCCACAAACCATGCAAATAGTTCGTCTTATATCTCAGGATCACATGAATAACAA GCAATATGTTGGGAAGGCAGATTTTTTAGTTTTCAGGGCAATGAATCAGCATGGATTTCTTGGACAGCTACAAGAGAAGAAGCTT TGTGCTGTAATTCAGTTGCCACAACAGACATTGCTGCTTTCAGTTTCTGACAAAGCCTGCCGCTTGATAGGAATGCTTTTCCCTGGG GATATGGTTGTCTTTAAACCACAAATGTCCAGCCAACAACAGCTGCAATTGCAGCAGCAGCAGATGCAGCCCCAGTTACAGCAGCAGCAACAGCAGCAGAATCCACAGCTGCAACAACAGCAGCTTCCGCACTTGCAGCAGCAACAACTCCCTCAGCTACAACAACAACAACAGCAGCAGCAGCTTTCCCAGCTGCAGCAGCAACAACAAcaacagcagcagcagcagcagcagcagcaacaaCAGTCGCAACACCCTCAGATGCAGCAACAGCAACTTTCTCAGCAACAACAAATGGTTGGTTCAGGAATGGGTCCTGCTTACGTTCAAGGTCCAGGACGATCACAATTAGTTTCTCAGGGGCAAGTTTCATCACAGGCCCCACCTAATATGCCAGGAGGGGGATTTATGAGTTAA